AATAACACTGAAAAGTTATTAAACAATTCTTACTAAACTGACATAGAATGAAAAACCTGTGCTAAAAAATGCCTAGTTCCATTTGCACAtcagaaataaaataaaattaccgAATCGTTTCATAGAGTATTGCATTACATTCCTCAATGAGAGGATTTATTCTAACCAATTGAACCATCCGGTCAAGTTAGATTCTTAAAACACCAATAAGACAATGTTCTAATTTTCtaggtaattttttttctttctttgccTTTGATTAAGCATTTTAGTATCTATCTAAGTAACTATCAACCTACTTGGGTGAGTCTTAACTTAAGATTGCACGCTTCATTGCGTAATTACACCCCCTGAATTAAAGAAATATGGACTCTTTTTCTTGCATGAACTTTCAAGCAACGCATCCTTCTCCATGTCACCATCTATCTTTTCATCAACTTAagtactttttaattttttttttttacgaagCAGAATCCAGGTTATCTTCTCTTGAATATGAAACTGTGCCTAAATGCAAACAAGAAAAGTTAAACTTTTGACGACCTGATCCCTTGTCTAAGATTATTACATATGCTGCAAGAAATATATTAGAGTTAAGTGAAATTGACATGTTTtctttccgacaaaaaaaataattaaattgcaaAGTGTATACTTTACTTGTTAGTTAAACAAGTGTTCTTAAGAATATCTACActtgtctatttagttttggaGTGGCATTTTTCTTTAAGATACTATCCTCTATAGAGTGAAATTAGAGGAATGGAAAATAAGTTATCAGGTTTAAGCCATCTCTTTATGACCATATTTCTGCATGGCTTCTCGACGTTCATGGTGGTTCCGGCCATCACCGACGTTACAATGTCGGCGCTTTGTCCCGGCAGAGACGAATGCTCCTTAGCTATTTACTTGACAGGTTTCCAACAAGCGGTATGCTCTGCAGTTCTATTACTCTGTTATTTTTCTCCAGAAAGTTCATgtttaatgttttatatattttttagttaattaacgAAAAATACTTGCTTAGACATTATTCTATGCATCATCATATAGACAGAGTCAATTAATTTAGTGCTAATTTTACTTCTATATATGTCAAATTTAATTTCCATATGAAGCTCATTCATAGATATcgaaaaatttcttttaaaaatgttttggggtttgtattttatatatataggaaGGCATTATAGATTGTTAGCAAAAAACTCAAACTCCTAATCAAGTATTATAGGCTTATATTTAGGGTTTAGACCATTAACGTGCACaactttcttttctcttttcagACTTGATTATATTTTCTTTCCTTTGTATTCTTCATTGTTCGAAACTTCGAATAAATGACCCTGTAAGGTTCTTGGTGTTCAATCCATTGGTGAAACTTTTACTGGGAAACTTTTAAATATCATGTATGTATAACTTAGCAATATTGAAAGACCATCTCCGATCCATACTCATTTTTGAGTATCGGTCTTCCTTTTTCACTCCAACTCATACTCACTTTCCACCCCATTTCTTTATTTATGAATAGTAGAAACTCATTTTTTGGCATACATTATTCACACAAACTCATTTTTTGGTTAATTGGatgtttactttttaattacaatttcaTTTTGGTCCAACTTTTATTgaatactaattaattttttaacaatttaatccaaattatttttattggtaaaaataaaacaaataaataaaatttatttaaattatacatgCAATTTAAACagcataatattttatttaaacataaaaattatgttatattaaacATTAATCCAGAtaggtaaatattataattaaactaatcCTAGAacggaaattaaaataatagttaataataaatattaaacattaaaatcaatgtttaatttaatattatttaaacattatcaaataaattaatagatgAGGATATTtgtggttaaaatataaatatagatgtAAAATGGTAAATTATTAAATGTAGTAGTATTGAATATATAGAGAATATTTTTTTGGTGTGAAAAATGAGGTAATGGGTTGGAGTAAAAACACTGTAAAAAACCTAAAAGTGTGTAAATTGAAACTCATTTATGAGTTTTGGATTGGAGATGCCCTAAATCCCAATAGTTGGTGATAATTAATTTTCGTTTCTATTAAAAGAattatcacaattttttttattacatcaatactaaattaataaaatgaacTTTTCTATCcactgttttaatatttttatcaaatatatcacgattttaaattttgccattttaatttattatatttttgatttttgctaAATCTCATGATGCATTTTGAAATTATGTGACACAATGTTATTTtcaacataaataaaatttatcctaCGCGGCATATACAATATCGCGTTATATCAGATCTAAATGAGTCGTGAGTATTCTTGATAAAAATTTAGAAGATGATtaattaaaatgcaaaaaatttaaaaattatatttggcaaaaacattaaaattgtgaccacataaatttattttgcttaTTTTATGTTCAATTGTGTACTCAATTTTATACCTTAAATCATGATACAATGCATAGTTAAAGTAGATAAATTCTTAAGGGTCAAGTGTCTACATTCTGTAGGTAGAAACTTTTCTaaaaacttaaaagaaaaaagaaactcACTATATCAACTTTACATGTATTTAAGTGACTAGGATCTAAATGAAAAGTGACCCACAAAAACTAGAGTTAATTTGATCCAATTGTCCTATGACATACGAAATTTCCATCTAGTATCACCACACCTGCCTTTTTCATCTCCTTATGCAACTTATTAATATGTAGAAACTTCCAAACCCCAGATCAAGAGTTACATACCCAGCTTACATCACCCAATCTTTCACGATCATCATTATCATGATGAGATCAAGAACACAAAAACTCAATTAATTTAACACTTCACAAACTCTATATAATCGACGTCAAAAAGAAATTACTTGAAATGGTAAAAACCCATTTAGTGTTCCATAAATATACTCTTTAAATACACTCTTTAAAGTGTGGTTCGGCTGTCGTATATAAGCTATACCTCACTCACAAGTTATCACTCATTTTATAATAGTAAAACTGACGTACGTCCACTATACATATCatgtatttgttattttttatgctTAACCTATCAAAAAGTCcctatacttttaaattttatttatctagtcCCTTTTGAAAGTAAGTTATTTAAtgtacatttattttttatttaataggtTGATGTgcccaattaaataattgacaatttaatttcatttttaaaatgacaaaaaaaccATCTACTTTCAAATTCATGTTTATGCCccttcttcaatttttttattcaatagatccttatatttataaatatttgtttatttggtCCCTAATAGAGTTCGATGATATGACACAATTCGCTAACATGTCAAGTTAGTTGGACATTTAAATTCAGTGTCACACGTATTTTATGATGAGTGTAATGTACGCTCCTTTCGTCCAAAACAAATTAAGTATATGTACTAGATAAAGACGGAATTTAAAAACAAGAtctgataaataaaattttaaaaatgcatGGGTCTAAAGAAGAATTTGACCTATTTTTTACATGACAAAAGAGTACTTTATTCCAAAACACTTATTTTTTCATGTTAAGTAGAAGTTTCTAGCAAGCTTGgtttttttgttcttctttcTAAGAATTGGAGCTAAATCCTCAAAAGAAAGAATGCGAGTGAAGAAATGGAAAAATTAAACCACCTTTTCTTAACTATATTCTTTTACAACTTCTCAACATTCATGGTGATTCCGACCATGACTGATGTTACTATGTTTGCACTTTGTCCTGGTCAAGACGAGTGCTCTCTCGCCATTTTTCTTACCGGAGTTCAGCAAGCGGTACAGCCATGTCGTAATATTTGTTCACAATTTCATAAATGTCTCCTTAAACTTAGATTTATTTTTCGCTTAAGAAATTAATTTACGCAAATTAATGTGCAATATAATGAATTAAATAAAGAggtgtatattatttttaatgcagATCATAGGGTTGGGGACATTAGTTATGATGCCTATGGTGGGGAATTTGTCGGATAAATATGGGAGAAAAGCGTTGCTTACTATTCCTATGGCTCTTACGGTAATACCTTTAGGTAAGCATAcgctattatattttttatatttatttttcagagTTTGAAACTTTTCTTCTTGCTGCTGAGtttcaaatttctttttttcaCAGGTAGTATTAATATTAAAGATTTAAAGTGCATATagaatttatatatttgaaagcagatgcaattcaaataaaaaaagggcaATTTTGTTGATGaacaattaattaaagttaACTCAGCAATAAAACATGGTTGCAGCGACGTTGGCGTACAGCAGAACAAAGTACTTCTTCTATGCATACTATGTGATTAAGACTCTCACTGCTATGGTTTGCGAAGGAAGTGTTCACTGCATTGCCCTTGCCTATGTGGtaatctttttatcttttttttttctcttccaCACTCCCGGTAAAATTTAGTTAAACGGAATTAACCGATCAATCTGATTACATTTGTtaatttatagttatttttagTAGTCATGtcgttttgataaaaaaaatcaacattgtTATAGttaagaatttaattaaaaactcGGTTAGccaaattaactatttttttaaactattattctttaaatttttatcgatttactGACTTAATTGAATTAACAACTGATTCGGTTGATTTGACTTTATAATATTTAGATTTCAaataatttggttaattttgtcgaattgattaaaaaaagaacTATCGATTAAATCGGTCGGTTTTTAACTTAATCGACTGGTTTATCACCCATACTGCTAGCTACACTACACAGGCTGGACCGTTGAGCCTCATTCAAGCCCAGATTTGAACCTAGAAAAGGCTCAATTAACTCCGTTAGAGGCTGAAGCCTAATAAAAGCCCAATGTCTCCGTAAAAGATTGAAAGCTCAATAAGCTCCTTACAAGGCCAAAAGCCCAGTAAAAGCCCATTTTGCTATGATTTCcctccaaaaaaaaaagtaaaaccaaAAAGCTCAAATCCCGTGTCCGTTCATCGGTTTGTATTTGtgtttaaaaattgatttttcagGCAGACAATGTTCCAGAAGGAAAGCGAGCGTCAGCGTTCGGAATTCTATCAGGGATCGGATCATCAGCTTTCGTTTGCGGAACACTCTCCACTCGCTTCCTCTCCACCGCCGCGACTTTCcaggtttttatattttaaatttcgctatttcattttattagttttgattaattttaccTTTTATTTATCTTAGATCAAATGGACAATCTCATctgtttaatgtttaattttaggTTGCGGCGTCAATGGCAATCGTTGCAATAGTGTATATGAAGATTTTCCTTCAGGATTCAATTGTGGATAATACTTTTTTTACTCCATTAATAAATGGAAATGGAGACAGTAAAGTTGATGTACAGATTGAAAATTCAAGTAAAGATATGCAGGTTTTTAAAACTATGCCTTCCTTAGAGGACATGCTTTGCTTGCTCAAGAGCAGGTCAGTAATCAGTTAGTGGTATGTTTTTTCATCAAACCTGATAAATCACAGGATTatgattgtgtttttgtttgtttgcaGTGTTACGTTCACGCAAGCTGCTGTGGTTGCATTTTTCAACCATCTTTCGGAAGTCGGTCTTCATGCTTCACTGATGGTAACCTCGCATTGTTGTTTTAAGTTCAAAATTTACCAATCAATTAGTGGTTTAAAGACTTGTATTTAAAAGGTGTACATGCTTTAAGGTGATGTTTGATACTGCTGCCTAACCTAGCCTGAATTGTCTTCCGGTTTTAATGTGCGCAATAACTATATATGTGTGGT
This region of Mercurialis annua linkage group LG1-X, ddMerAnnu1.2, whole genome shotgun sequence genomic DNA includes:
- the LOC126666209 gene encoding uncharacterized protein LOC126666209 isoform X1, with the protein product MENKLSGLSHLFMTIFLHGFSTFMVVPAITDVTMSALCPGRDECSLAIYLTGFQQAIIGLGTLVMMPMVGNLSDKYGRKALLTIPMALTVIPLATLAYSRTKYFFYAYYVIKTLTAMVCEGSVHCIALAYVADNVPEGKRASAFGILSGIGSSAFVCGTLSTRFLSTAATFQVAASMAIVAIVYMKIFLQDSIVDNTFFTPLINGNGDSKVDVQIENSSKDMQVFKTMPSLEDMLCLLKSSVTFTQAAVVAFFNHLSEVGLHASLMYYLKARFHFNKNQFADLMVISGIAGTISQLLLMPLLVPTLGEGTLLSIGLFFTCVHIFLYSIAWSIWVPYAAAMLSIFFVFSQPCMRTIVSKQVGACEQGKAQGCISGLGSLSNLVSPLIFSPLTALFLSEGAPFHFPGFSIMCVGFAAMIALIQSMMIRLAPPISNENAVNCNVDA
- the LOC126666209 gene encoding uncharacterized protein LOC126666209 isoform X2, whose protein sequence is MEKLNHLFLTIFFYNFSTFMVIPTMTDVTMFALCPGQDECSLAIFLTGVQQAIIGLGTLVMMPMVGNLSDKYGRKALLTIPMALTVIPLATLAYSRTKYFFYAYYVIKTLTAMVCEGSVHCIALAYVADNVPEGKRASAFGILSGIGSSAFVCGTLSTRFLSTAATFQVAASMAIVAIVYMKIFLQDSIVDNTFFTPLINGNGDSKVDVQIENSSKDMQVFKTMPSLEDMLCLLKSSVTFTQAAVVAFFNHLSEVGLHASLMYYLKARFHFNKNQFADLMVISGIAGTISQLLLMPLLVPTLGEGTLLSIGLFFTCVHIFLYSIAWSIWVPYAAAMLSIFFVFSQPCMRTIVSKQVGACEQGKAQGCISGLGSLSNLVSPLIFSPLTALFLSEGAPFHFPGFSIMCVGFAAMIALIQSMMIRLAPPISNENAVNCNVDA